DNA from Tachysurus vachellii isolate PV-2020 chromosome 22, HZAU_Pvac_v1, whole genome shotgun sequence:
ttctgtgccagaacagaagagtcttgatgtatacctacctcttacacTGAGAGACGGTGGgatcagtcgagcagtgctagtagatctgagggagcgaggtgcagtgtgaggagtgataagagctttgaggtaagaaggagctggacctttttttctttgtaggcaagcatctgtgttttgaatctgatgtgtgcagttaccggaagccagtggagggagagCAGCAGTGGGGTGTGGTGTGGGgtcttaggcaggttgaaaacaagtcatgcagctgcatttagGATTATTAGGAGAacaaattgcgttcataggtagacctgccagtaGGTGAGTGATCAAGTGACCGAAGACCGAACAAGCACCTGAGCAGCCCATGTGGATAAAAACAGCCTGATGTTGTACAGAAGAAACATGAGcatgtcacattaacaacatggaaggaaaaggacagttgactgtccatggttaccccaaggtatAACACAAGAGTCTATCAAACTAAACGCTGTAGAACACAAATTGCCACCATTTATGAAACTCTCCCTGAATTTTTCCCAGTAATTTGGATTGATGTGGTGCATATCCAGCCTTTTTTCCATCATgcgtatatatttattataatttagtaGGGCTTCCTCATATCTCATCTTTCACCTTAATGGCAAACATTTCCTCCCAACAGCATTGCAGGTGCACCAATCTCAATTCAGTCATGCATTAAGAATATAAATGAACCTTTCGCATACTACTGGGTTGTTTCCACCAGAAACATCACAACAAACCCCAAATGCATGAACATCATTAATATGGAGCCACCCAAGGCCAGGGAGAGAGGAAACCCAACCCTGAGtttagaatagaaataataaataaagaaaagaagactCTTAATCTGTCTCTAATCCTAAAGCTTCTTTCTCAAGATCTATTCTGAGACATATCTGATAACTGAAGCTAAAAAGGGATCCACATGATTATATAGCGTACACAATCTTCCTGAATGTCTTCAGGCTTCTCTCCCATTTTTCAGCCTCGACATTAATCAACTTGTTCGTAATTATTGCCACCCTTTGCGAATGAAAAATAgttcatgaataaaataagaatatttaaaTTAGCATATAAAATTATGCATGTTGATCTATTTTGAACTTAACCCTTTAAAGTCTTAAGATGTTTTTGGTGGTTTTTTGTTATtagtctttttttagttttgcatTATTATACtaattgaaaatgtttttacgTCATATGTCAATGTTTTAATTCACTTCTAGGTACTGTATTGATGTAGATCATTGAGACGTATGCATCAGAACCGTTTGTGTCTTATAGCTGATTGAAATGTCTGTGCTTGGTATGTTGATTCTTTGGTAAGTCTTAACCTCCTGTTAGAGACAAACAGAGTTTGGGTTCAAATCTAAAATATCTTGGTACTTGCCAAAATTTATGATGTCTCCACTGATCTTTAACCATTTACAGTAGTTTTGTACTCTGACAAGTCACCCCTTTTTTACCAAGCGTACCGAAAGGCCAAAGGTTTAATTTTGGTCTCCTCAGACTACAAACAcaatataattgtataatttctTCTGTGAATTCCAAGAGCCACCATTTGGTGGGTTTCTCTCAAGATCTTTGAATAGCTTATTCAGAGATTTATGAGCCAATGCGAGTTCACTGCGTGACCTTTCTgctgaagggtgccaataattctgtagGAAGGTTTTGCATAGCCTCAGGAGTATGATGAAACGCATAGAAAGGACAGTTATCTCCTCATTTATTTCTCCTCTTAGGAATGGACGTGTGATAAAGCAGATAAAGTCAATCACTGTCATGTGGAAAGGACACACAGGCTGAGCTCCATAGGAGACGACTCTAAAGACATCCTTCCTGTTCACAAGTAGTCAGGGACATTTTGTTGGAGGGGTGATGGTgaggactgacacacacacacacacacacacttgagggATAATGTGATGACATTTGAGCAGTGTGGGATGTCAGCACCCTTCTCCCAGACCGAGAGCTGAGTTCTCTCAGCAGGTGATGGAGAGATCCGGTAAAGGGAGAtaatctgtcacacacacacacacacacatacacacagacagagagaaacatgtACTGTCATATTAAATGAAGCTAATTTCAATCTCTAATTAAATGCACACTTTTCAaaccatgaactgagaaaagtccatttaaagacatttgggaaaaaatggaaatgaataaTGTTAATGAGTTAGTGTGATGGTCTGAAAAAACCCATCAGACCCATCAGTTTTgaccaaacattatttttttttttttttacgatgaATATTTTCCAGGCTTTATTAATCCAAACacataattaatacaaataatgtgggtgtgtattttttttttctctgtaatctttctgtctttcaaaTCCACATCACAGATAACAGGCTTATCAGAGGAATGTTTGTAGGATGTATCTGATCAAATTCCAACTACAAAACTGTAATCTTGGCTTTTCAATGTCAGAAGACGGTACCCGTTTCTCAACGTGTTTCTGAGCAATCTTGCATCTTTGTGCACTCGTCTACTTCATCGTCCGCTGCCGAAATTAGATTCCAATACTGAAGACTTCAAGTACTGGTGAAATTGTGAATGCTCTGAACTTACTTGAACTCCCAGAAGTCAAATGTGGCAAAAACAATGGTGGATCATGAAAGCCTGACccaaaacattttaacagcaaTAATCTAAATCTGAATTTAAAACGAATTATTTAAAGGAAGGATTTAGCTTTAGATATATATGAGATTGTTCCATCAGaagtatttttaattaaattatggtttattttacatttgtaaagTTCTTAGGTTTTTGGCAACACATTTTGTGAGTAGTGTAGAGGACAtactgcaaaaaatatatatagggAAAGGCTGTTATTTAAAGactgttatttaattattgccAGGTCTACACTACTATCTTGTGGTCAAATGGAagaaatgcatgtgtgtgtgtgtgtgtgtgtgtgtgtgtgtgtgtgtgtgtgtgtgtgtgtgtgtgtatatgcgtgtgtgtgtgtgtgtatgtgtgtgtgtgtgtgtgtgtgtgtgtgtgtatgtgtgtgtatgtgtgtgtttattttttttaatttcctagtTTTAAACTGTATTGTTAATAGCTACATTAGCTACACTACATTTAACAAGGTAAAATCTTCTACTTTAAAGCAATGTTGTTGAAGTTTAATAGACAGTCAGGAGAAATTGCTTTAGCAGGTCAAAGCTCATCTCTACGTTGTCTTGGTAACACCTCCTGACTCTACACAACTGATGTGCGTCTATACATTACATCATTTTAGCGTATTAAAATACGGATATTTTTTGCATAATGATATAtactattttcatttttttttattattaaaacatataacGAATGTAAACTCTGAACACAGTCAAATTTATTACGCAGTTTAAAACTACTGAAGGGCAAATGAGTCTGTTGAGCACTGAAAACAAGGCACAGCAAGATCTGGTGGTGTGCAGACATTACAGCAGTCATATATTAcagcaaaacctttttttttttttccaaggagGTCCACATGCCTGTCTATCTCAGCAACAGCCTTCATATGGCCTTATTTTTTCtctattatcatcatcatcatcttcaagGCCTTTCTACCAGGGATGATCTATATAGGGTTCAGAAGATAAAAGACCTTGAAGCCTTCATTTTCAATCACTGACACAAGTTGGACATCCAGCTGAGGatctaaaagaaaatataatccTATGCCAGTGTCATTTAATCTTATATCAATggttttaataattaacaaggtaaacaaaaatgtaataaaacactaaGTAGTAAAGAGTAAGTTTTCAATACGGGATGAAATGGTcaaagtgacattttaaaaggCATCTTGGACATAATGTATTAGTGTCAGTATATCAGAAAAAACAGGATCAGTATCAGAATAAAAGGAAAgatgtagaagacagtagtgagaccagctatactgtatgggttagagactgtagcggtgaggaaaagacatgaggcagagatggaggtacagtagcagagatgaggatgttgaggttctctttaggagtgacgaggatggacaggattaggaacgagcacatcagagggacagctcagtttggcaaggtcagagaggatagactgagatggtttggacatgtacagaggagggagatggtttattggtagaaggatgttggagatggagctgcaaggtaagaggtcaagaggaacaCCAAaaaggagatatatggatgtgttaaatgaggacatgaaggtaattggtgagAGAGTATACAGGATGCAGAGGATGGAGCTAGGTGGAaccagatgatttgctgtggtgaGCTTTGACTGGAAAAGCCAAAATAGAAAAAGATATCAGAAGAAACATGATTTGGATAAAGTATAGAATAATTACGGATGCACTGAAGGATGTGGTGCTGTGGTAGTTTTTCTCTGGCATGAGGACACAACTGAACctcaaaataatataaaataatgattcatttggcaaaattattattattattattatttaaataaataaaggaaggaaCATTCATACATAATACACATATTTGTGACAGAATAATAATTTACcttaattataaatgattaacaTTTCTAACATGTTGTTCCTATATTTTATTAGGTCTTTCTAAGCCTGTCCGTGTCAATACCATTGtaaggaggaggcatacggctggggatccatttgcagcaatttattaaatacacacaaacgaAGTCAGACAGGCAGTGATCAGGACGGGCAAAAACACTAGTATCAGAGGACAGGCAAAAATCAGAATCGAGAACAGGCaaaaaggtcggggcaggcagcaaacaatcagaaaagtCAGAATCAGGAAACAGAGTCGCAACGGGAAATCAGAATACAtgaaaacgctcagaatgaccgtacaaagacaagtcgagacctcgcactgGTATGAAGTTCAAGTGTGGTTAAATAGAGAGCGGAGATGAGGATCAGGTGGCGGTGGTAATCAGAGTGACGGATGGTTGATGGGAAGTGCAGTCCGGAAGCGCGCTACTACTCcggggacgcgtctctatggtGACGCTCGGACGGCGGCTCGTTGCTCGTGACAACCATACCCAGCacttcacacatttacacacacacacacactgagcaaatGAGAATTTCTAGCAGCGTTTTTGTCATGTTCTACGTAATCAGTCACGTGTTAAACGTAATTCGACCCAAGTTTCAAACCAGTGGGAGAATAAAGGTGTTATTCTGTTGAGAGCAAATCAGTGTGCGAAAATcagacgatgatgatgatgatgatgatgagggggACAGTGCGTGTTCGGTCTTTCTCAGAATTGTTCCAGAAACAAATTCTTTGTCCTCGCACATTAAAAAAGACTTTACAAGGTAAGAGCTGTAacatcagttatttatttatttatttatttatttatttatttatttatttatttgacgcGCCTAttataaaatagtttttatttctttggatgctataaattgtattttattgttaaaaaaaatcccttaaGGACATTTTGCTGATTTATTCTAATAAGATATTTAGTTTGATAGTCTATCACTGTTAATATCTGTCTATAATAAAACTCATATCTTGAAAAGCTATTAACACGTTTATGTTTTAACACGTTTTTATAAACACACGTGACCTTCAGCAGTAAAACGTTAAACAAGCACACAGGATGATTTCAGGTTTATTGGCTAAACTGAGAGTCAAAACATCATTCATTTTAAGCATCaaaatttttaatcaattatttattttactgatatcttgaacaatttattattatattgactTAGTATCGTTAAAATAATGAGATGATCTATtgaaacataataaataaatgagttcaCGATAAAGAGATACAGTACTCAATTAAACAGATCTCTTGAGTTAATGAGTTATCAAGGCAAAATTATTTGTAATGAATTATTAAGTCGTAATAAGGTGTCCAagtttaaataattacacagAGAAAAATTTGTTCACACCTGGTGGTTCTTTGATACAGAAGTGTCCAGAAATTAGATTAATTCATGGGAGGTCATATAAGAGTGTGTGCTCATAATTAAACTTTTGAGTTAGTTTGATTGATTTTTGAGTATCTAAAGGTGTTGGGCATTTCAGAGAGAATTCGCTATGACTGAGCCATCTTCTAAGACTCTCAAAGAAGAAATTTGGACTTTTGTTTCCTTGGACATTTTTCCCCTCTTCTGTGTCATATAGACCTTCCAAAGTTCACATTTTCAGCTTTTCTTAACACTTTAACTTTGTAGATCcttaacactttattattattacatatttattattacacttaTTATTACAGAAGACAACATCCAGGATGAATCACTACACCAGCTATAAACCTGCATCTAACACATAATTTCTAAATGTCTCATGTACTTTCTATTTCATGTACTTGCTCTCCACTCTGTGCAGGTCCAGTGAGATGGACTGCAACATGTAGACCAGCTCCATTATTAAAAGCAACACCTTCACGTGCTTTAATTGATGAGCTGATCACTATAGAGGCTCATTATCTGCCACAAAACACCCCCGTGACCATGAGAGCTCAGATGACCTGTGAGGATGGATATTTGTGGCAATCCATTGCTCATTTTCACAGCGATGAGGATGGAGTCGTAAACCGTAAGTAATAATAGTTCGTTTTCTTTCTATTAGAATGTACAAAGGTAAATAAAAGGTAATAGGTAAAGGTAAATAAACTTTACATCTGTAACAGTGACAAAACATTCCTCTGTCGGTGGTTCGTACGTCGGCTGTAAACCGATGGGCCTGTTTTGGAGTCTTCAGCATGTAACTGTTGAAAAACAAGGTATAAGGTAGGAGGACAATTATCTGTGTTTAGTTCTGTTTATAATGAAACatgaagaaaactttttttttttttaaaaaaagagacaattattttaaaattgcctattaaataagataataataCAGGCTTTTGTATCCTTAAGGGAGTTTAAAGAACCACAACCTttgtacatctctgttacatCTGAAGTTCAGCAATGGTTAAACAGATCTGGTTGTATGTCACTGCTTGACCTTTGACTTTTAATTACTTGTTACCAAGAGCTCTGTAAAGATTTCCtatgatttattaaatgaaattgaGAAACATTAGAATATCCATTTTCTGTTCCATTCTTTAAggttgaaaaagaaagatgtGGAGACTCCATACACAGTGGAGGTGTCTGTGCTGGAAGGCCACATTTCTCCTCTTAATTCCTCCAAAGATGAGCAGGTTAGCAGAACGAATGAGCGTGAGCTGGCTACTGTTTCAATTCAGCGCTGGTACACGGCGCCAGGCATGAGGAGGTTAGAAATCCGGCAAAACCGAGTGGTGGGGACTTTATTCCTCCCTCCAGGTAAGTTTGAAGCTTGTACACCACATTCATTTAGATTGACTGACACAAAAACCATGCCTTCTTTTGGAAAGACTGGTACTGCATCTGAAATTTCAACCTACTCCCTACACCCTATAATCACGTGCATTCTGTAATCCCTATAATCAAGTGCATTCTGGGGGCTCGGCTTTTCATAGGGCACATTTTGTGGGATTTAAGAAGTGAATGGTAAAACCTCCTAGCTGTTTCCCTATGTAGTGAATAGGTTGTGGAACAATTGAGATGTCAGAGGTGCATCCTGAACCGAATACTTGAGGCGGGGCTACTAGATGCTGATACcatatggacaaaaaaaaaaatcaagatggCTGATGGCACAAtcttagaaatgtattttaaattagcAACGTCATTTGCCATCAACTGGGAAACATCCTACATTTCCAGTTAGTGTTCCATTTGAGATGATGCCACCATTCTAAAATGTATACACTAGATAACAGAGTACACAGTGAAAGTGCACAGTGTTTAGTACATCATTTGGGATACAGCTCTAGACTTCTAGATCTCActataaaaaacagaaactacTCTcttatcagtatcagtattatAATCGGTATCAGTATACCGTACTGAATAGAATGTTGTGTGAGGTTTCCTCAGAGAAGAACGTCTCTCAATTTTTTCAAGGTCCAGGTCCGTTTCCTGCAGTTATAGATCTGTTTGGTTTGGTTGGAGGTCTGGTGGAGTACCGAGCTGCTCTGCTCGCCTCACATGGTCTGGCCTGCATGGCTTTATCCTACTTTGGTCACAAAGATATTCCCGGACCCCCAAAACGTTTGAACGTTGGAGACTCTTACTTCAAGGTAAGCTTCCAAAGAGATATGTGTGCACCCATTATTGCCCCTTCCAAAGAAATTCTAACCACTTGTTCCCACGTCTACAGAAAGTTTCAATAACTCAATAACTCACTCACTTCAATAACCCACTCCCATTGTTAATATTGCCTACCCGTCCTTGCTATATTATCACTTCCATACTTGATAcatctttcacatttcagttgattgctgttttgcacaatacattacattacctcatgtaactgctgctataatactaaagtgttcattccagtatttctgcacacataaTATTGATTGGACAAACAGTATTAACACCGGTTGGTTCaatttttgtgaatttttttgtgtcttgtcttttgtgtaatgtcttgtattttttgtttgcagtcttttgtcctgcactgtctttctgtctgttgtcctgcactgtctttctgtcttttgtcttaccctgtttacaccaggttgcacagatgcactttatgtagccaggattacttactaagtccttagctctatcttttgttctgtgtagcaccatgatcctggagaaacgttgtctcatttgtacctcaacagctatatatagttgaaatgacaataatagcttcttgacttgacttgatactaatata
Protein-coding regions in this window:
- the LOC132838449 gene encoding acyl-coenzyme A amino acid N-acyltransferase 2-like; this encodes MMMRGTVRVRSFSELFQKQILCPRTLKKTLQGPVRWTATCRPAPLLKATPSRALIDELITIEAHYLPQNTPVTMRAQMTCEDGYLWQSIAHFHSDEDGVVNLTKHSSVGGSYVGCKPMGLFWSLQHVTVEKQGIRLKKKDVETPYTVEVSVLEGHISPLNSSKDEQVSRTNERELATVSIQRWYTAPGMRRLEIRQNRVVGTLFLPPGPGPFPAVIDLFGLVGGLVEYRAALLASHGLACMALSYFGHKDIPGPPKRLNVGDSYFKAAWQILCEHPQVCEDRIAIIGISFGVFIALRIATSLPVNPRCIVGINGPFSSINKIFGEDGENIDEEQKQWYINDQGYVSFRDFSLPCKVPPENVIQVEKVRCPLLFIIGEDDLCCPSLEITYEIERRLRIAGKSHLFTRVSYPGAGHLIEPPHTPTSHSSTWATQPTQTVIQWGGTLEQHAAAQEDSWPRILTFLESNLRKADAA